In one Pecten maximus unplaced genomic scaffold, xPecMax1.1, whole genome shotgun sequence genomic region, the following are encoded:
- the LOC117320220 gene encoding periostin-like — protein sequence VPLQNLKQTTLELLQQKFPKLLTNTELEGNLLYQGAFTVFVPIDSAFQNLTYDDRQRLHPWTYHAPSLLHYHVVTGRYNYTTFKKQEEVPTLYYGEKKLRINKYPSGVATVNCARIMVPNQMASNGIVHIIDR from the exons TGGTGCCTCTACAGAACTTGAAGCAAACTACGCTGGAGTTACTTCAGCAGAAATTCCCTAAACTTCTAACCAATACTGAACTGGAGGGTAACCTGCTCTACCAGGGAGCCTTCACCGTCTTCGTCCCAATAGACAGCGCCTTTCAAAACCTCACCTATGATGATAG ACAGAGGCTCCACCCCTGGACGTATCACGCACCGTCCCTCCTCCACTATCACGTCGTCACTGGACGATATAACTACACGACCTTCAAGAAACAAGAGGAAGTACCAACATTGTACTATGGAGAGAAAAAACTTCGGATAAATAAATATCCTAGTGGG GTGGCTACGGTGAATTGTGCTCGGATCATGGTACCGAACCAGATGGCTAGTAATGGAATCGTCCATATCATAGACAGG